The following is a genomic window from Xyrauchen texanus isolate HMW12.3.18 chromosome 6, RBS_HiC_50CHRs, whole genome shotgun sequence.
ccaccaccatgcttcactgtagggatggtattggccaggtgatgagcagtgcctgtttcctccagacatgacgcttgccaggCAGgctaaagagttcaatatttgtttcatcagaccagagaattttgtttctcatgatctgagagtccttcatgatgccttttggcaaactccatacgggctgtcatgtgccttttactgaggagtggcttccgtcaggccactcaaccatacaggcctgattggtggagtgctgcagagatggttgttcttctggaaggttctcctctctccacagagaaacgctggagctctgtcagagtgaccatcgggttcttggtcacctccctgattaaggcccttctcccccgatcgctcagtttggctggacggccagctctaggaagagtcctggtggttccaaacttcttccatttacggatgatggaggccactgtgctcatcgAGAccatcaatgctgcagaaatgtttctgtacccttccccagatctgtgcctcgatacaatcctgtctcggaggtctacagacaattccttggacttcatggcttggtttgtgctctgacatgcactgttaactgcgggactttatatagacaggtgtgtgcctttccaaatcatgtccaatcaactgaatttaccacaggtggactcaagtTGTAGaatcatctcaaggatgatcagtggaaacaggaagcacctgagctgaattttgagtgtcatggcaaaggctgtgaatacaaatgtacatgtgatttttttattttaagaaatttgcaaagatttcaaacaaacttctttcatgttgtcattatggggtattgtttgtacaatttttaggaaaattatgaatgtaatacattttggaataaggctgcaacataacaaaatgtggaaaaagtgaagcgctgtgaatactttccggatgcactgtatatggtaTGCTTTTCAGAAAATAGCCTCAGTCTGTATAAATGAGACCTTTTCAGTTAGGGTGCTGGTTTGCTTAATCCTGATCTCACCCGATTGTACCTGTTCATGCTAATGTCATCTCTTTGATTCACTTGTGTAGAACTATAAGACTCTGTGTGCTCCTCCTGATGTCGGTGGTCAGCCCTGCATTGATGTCCATCCTTACTTCTCTTTGCTGATACTGAGGAAAGCTCTCACAGAGCTAAAAGATAGAGTCAATGACGTCTGTGACAGAGAATCAGCAAGAATTTCAGAAATGGGTGAGTATCGTCTTTAAAGTCTCTAAATAGTCAAATATTGCCAAGATTGAAAAACATTCAGATCCAAAACCTATTAAAGGTTGCTAACTTTGGATGTCTAGGAGTTTTGTCAGTGCACTAAAATGGATAAAGCAATTGGCAAAaagtttttttgtattattattttgatttatttactttGTAAACATAAATTACAACATTTGATCAAATTCATAGTTCCGGTcctttttatttgcaaattaacaaaataaaattgattCCTTAATTTCTTCAGTaacacattttctgttttgaaGTACAAAGACATCAGCATTGTTGATATACAAACTCAACTCATGACACCTGCCAAATTTGTATTTACAGTTGACGAAGAACACAATCAGTCAGCAGAAAATACCTCGAGTTTACCAGTGAACACTGAAACATCGCTTCCAGCAAGTGAGTTATTAAAACATGTCAACTCACTGTGTTTACATATGTAAGTTAAGAGACTCATCTGACCTAATTAAACTTACTGACCTCTTCTAGCACAAGAAATATCACCACAAACTGAGTTGAGGACTAGAGGAGATTTCTTATAATGTAAGTGTCATTTAATATGCTTGATATTCCAGCACAACATGAAAACCGATATTAAAAAGGACAGACTGATCGATggtatatcaaaatatattaaatctgAAGTACAGGTATatcaaaactttattaacttttgaCCAATATAGTTGAACGACTTCACATCTGACACAAATTTGGGGAAGATCCCAAAAAGCTGTAGGATGAGTTTTAAAGTAAGTTTTTGACTATGGCACAAATAACCAGAGTGTTATTTTTAAGTTATAAGCTAAAACATGTGTGAAGATGTGATGGTTTGAGATAGAGACTCAAAATTTGGCATGATCGAAGCGGAGACTCTTCCCTAAGGGTGCACCAAAGTTGAAACATTTTGACCATTATGTTCCATAAGCTGCTCTGGACCATTGGGAAGAATAAGTAGGAAACCAACAATGGTTAGAAATTTAGAAGCATAAACATGCATTAAAATTTGAGCATTTGAGACTCCAAACTTGGCATGATCGAAGCGGAGACTCTCCCCTACATGtccaccaaatttcacaactttttatTATACTGTTTTACAAAGTGCCATAGACCATTGAGAAGAATAATAAGCAGAAAACCAACAGATACTACCAGTGCCTAAATACGTACTGTGCTAGTCTCTTAAAACACACCTATTCatttctttcatttcctcttttcaATCAACAGATTGTTGTGATTTGACATTAGACCCAAACACTGCCAACTCTTTCCTCCGACTCCCTGGAGACCATTGAGATGTCACAACAGAACCGGCGCCTTAGTCATACACTGATCATCCAGAGTGGTTCAGCAGCTGGGCTCAGGTTTTATGCACGGAAGGTTGTTACTGGGAGGCAGTGGGGTAGTTTCCATTGGAGTTTCTACAAAGATCTTGATCACAGAGCTGGTACTCTGGCtttctatagtgttttttttttgcagatgatTGTATGACTTTGCTTCATCGAGAGCAGACCACATTTGGCCAACACCTGTGTCCTGGATTGGACTTGGTTCCACATTGAAACTGTTGAACCTTCAACTTAGTACAAAACATGTGCACTAATATGTAAAGATAATTTGTTATACActgactgagcactttattaggaacactatggtgcccaacgtggtcttctactgttgtagcccatctgcaaGTTTCTAAATGTGCATTCTAAgaagctattctgctcactacaattgtacagagcggttatctgggTTAtcttagcctttctgtcagttcgaaccagtcagtCTatactctgttgacctctcttatcaacaagccatttccatccacagaactgccgctcactgtatgttttttttttgcaccattcggagtaaagtctagagactgttgtatgtgaaaatcccaggagattcagtagttacagaaaaactcaaaccagcccatctggcaccaacaatcatgacacatCACAAACcgtttttcctcattctgatggttgatgtgaacattatctgaagctcctgacccgtatgtgtgtgattttatgcattgcactgcttcaacacgattggctgattcgcATTAATAAGTAGGTTTACAGGTGTTCCTCAAAGTGATCAATGactgtacatatatttttatGAAGTGGAAACTAAGTGTctcttttcttaaataaaaaaaatataaaaatccaaTACCTGTAtggtttttcatgacatttggttCTGTTAATGGCTCCCTAACATGCAATTGTTTGCACTGCGGACAGAAGATTGTACAAAAATGTTTCCTGCAATGCAATTCAGTGGCAGCACTGACTCAActactgaatctacagcatgaaaaacAGAATGGCCAGAGTAATCAGTGTAATCCGATTCATGAACTAATGACTCAAGACAGTTGTTTTGAATCTATCGTGCAAAACACACAACGTGACATGTATAGTcggattcccgaacaaatgatttgtgttcttttaaatctactgGGCAAATATatacagagcaaccagtgtagtctgattcctgaacaaattactttgagctggttcttttttaGTAAATCAAAAAGACACTTAAACGTATACATACTAACTTAATCTGACACGCAAGTGATGACTTTTGCCATGTCCAGCTCGACATTACACAAACTATAAAAAGAACCATTATTGTTGTGCAAGGTTGTACccgagacttaaaggaatattccggggttAAATAgaagttgagctcaattgacactatttgtggcataatattgattactaaaatataaaaaattaaactcctttatataaaaaattcaataaaaaaataaataaaacagttacactgaagacacttacaatggaagtgaatggtgccaatttttggagagtttaaaaaaggcagaattgtgaaagttataattttataaaagcacttacattaattctactgttaaaacttgtattatttgagcagtaaagttttttaaaaacaaaattgtcatttttgtgtttgttgatattacatcatggcaacaaagctgtaaaattaGCTATAAATTCACACAGAAaatttagcaagtgattttatcacactaaaataatgttaagacATATCGTTTAAGTGTTGTGGCTACACGAGTATTTTAACGTTACATTTATGAAAACAATGACAAATAAATCCTATTAAAAACGATTTTCTGAATATTGTCATCAAGTATATTTAATTTATGGAGATGCATGAAAATGGAAATTTATAAAACCaagacattaaaaaaacaaaatccaaataaagacagtgaactacaatgtttttCTTCATGTGGCTGAACAGTTTATTGGTAACGTGTGATATGAAAGCAGCATTAACCCAGTGTGAGTGTAACCCAGTGTAACTTAGTCATGAGACTCAGATCTTATTGAAGGCAGCAATGTCAACACTCTGGACCTAAAACAATGGAGAGAATTTAGTTAAAGGAAGCAACATTATAAACAATTtggaaaaacacttaaaatgctGTGTGAAATATGAACCGAATACGTTTTGagaaattcacccaaaaaagattCTGCACTTACATAGTCCTCAAACTGGGTGATCTCCTCCTCCAGAATGTCTGTTCCCACTTTATCATCTTCAACCACGCAGTTGATCTGAAGCTTTTTGATGCCATAGCCGACAGGAACCAGTTTAGAAGCTCCCCACAGGAGCCCGTCCAGCTGTACTGAGCGCACACACCTTTCCAGTTTGCCCATATCGGTCTCATCATCCCACTGATAAATCAAAGACCATATAATTGAAACTACAAGTGAGCAGAAAGAAATTGTACATCATACTTAAATTCTGTGTTGTACGGATTCGTACAGGTTTGACGTCGAGCAGTATGGAGGATTTGGCGATGAGAACCGGTTTTTTGGCTTTCCTCGCCGAATACTCCTTCACTCTCTCTGCTTTGATGCGCTCTGcctcctcatcttcctcatcaCTGCCAAACAGGtcaatatcatcatcatcatcaacgcCATTATGTTCCTCGACCTTGGACTTCTGCAGAGGagcataataaaaatataaataaaaggggAACAAATTTAAAACCATAAATCAGCAAATAACATTTATGAATGTGCATAGAAGCATAGGCAGCCTTATCCATTTGCATGTGAGAATCTGGAGATATTTTAAAGATGATATCTCATCTACCTTGTTGACGGGGGCTGTTTTTGGAGCTGGTGCTTGGCTGTTCTCCAGCACTGCCATTCTGGACTCCAGTTTCAACAGCATACTTCTCAGATCATCTACCACTGTGAGGGAGAACAATGCCATTATATTCATACTTATGACAGCGTCAACTTAAACTTAAGTGCTTACTTAAACGTGAACGCATGAAGGGAGACTAATGCGGAGGcaattgtcattttaatttggttctggatgtcgaacccagcgtcaagcaccgCATTGCCCACCACATGACAACATTTGCACAAAGCGTCACAGGGGGGTTGATTTTACTAAAGAGGGAGGTATGCACAATaagtattctgcagcgctgacgcgagtcatgtgatgacccttaacgcatatacacacacacacacacacacacacacacacacacacaaatcattgCGAAAAGCGAGGACTTTGGATcccttaaatattttttattttttttccaagcattattttattttgtggaatgTTATAATTATCCACGGCACACTAGTGTTGGAAAACACTGGGATAACGTGCACTAACATACTGCAGAAATTGTTcagaaatggtttgaggaacacgaCAGAGTTTAAGGTGTCGagttggcctccaaattccccagatctcaatccaatggAGCATCTgcgggatgtgctggaccaacaagtctgatccatggaggccccaccttgcaacttacaggacttaaaggatctgcagCTAACGgctttgtgccagataccacaggacaccttcagatgtcttgtggagtccatgcctcgacaggtcaaagctgttttggtggcacaaggggacctagatgatattaggcaggtggttttaattttgtgtttgATATATGGGCTACTTTAGGTTGGGAAATTTTAAAACCCTATATTTAGAGCAATGAAGACTCATTATGCGAGTAGATGGTCCTTGCCTGTTCTTCCCTGTAATAAAGACACATTTGACcatgtttacacctgtatttagcattagccgcttttccaccatcgggccgaacaGCTCTCATTGCAAAACCGTAACGCTAGGGGCCAGTTGTCACGGTTacagtttctttttccactgtggtgcagtGAAATCAGGAGAATGTCTGTAACTGATCTGTCTGTGGTGAACATTGGAGCCAGCGCACTATGGAGGCTGATCGCATgttccagtttttaggactgcttttGCCACCTTTTACCACACTCTACTAAAACAAAGAAAAGACACCGACCATGTCGCAAAAAACCGAGAGGTTTATCACGAGGGCTCATGTATGCCACCACACACAAACCTGCAGAAAGGTCAAAGTTCCAAGACTAGCTAAAAAGGATATTGACAAATTATTTTGAGTTTTATATGAAAACAGTATATGATTATATACTGATATAGttgtatttttctaaatatacagttgaagtcagaactttacatacatcttagccaaacaccctacagatcatttattataccatgttgaaaatgccaatttttgggtgggaataaaaacgagcCGTTTGTGAGTAGacgtgtctctttaaatgcaaacgagacaacacacacacacacacacctgtcggCAGTGTCagtcaacagtcgtgggcggggcctgtacaaagtgcaGAATGTTATTGCGCGAGAACGCTGCAAGCGGATTCATCATCAGATGGCTGCAGAGTAAAAAGTGGACAATTTCCTCTTTCAAGCTCTCCTTACTCTGTTGTAcctttgttttagtttatttatttttgttgcatgtCATGTCTGTTTTGTACAGGAATGTGTGTCTGCATGTTTGTTTACAAAGTGTTAAAAGTGGCATTTAAAAATTATGGTCAAACTctcaaaaatgacccgaacgcaataggagggttaacCTAGAAAACGTTCTTCCCCCCCCtcttttttctttcctaaaacaaacaaacacacacacacacacacacacacacacacacacacacaccgttgtgCAGATTCTCGTTGTCCAGTTCCACACACTTCAAACGAGAGACTAGCTCACTCTGATCCTCAGACTTACTGGCATTCTGACTCTGAAATCACATGGAGGAAAACTGAATTTTAGTGAATGACATCTCAAAGAAACACACCATGCAGGGCTGAAAATGCAGACATGCCAAACACACCTCAAATAAAACAGGAAATCATATGGATGCCTTGTTACATCgttctttaaaacatttagtCCTTCTACTGTATTTAGCTGTAGCATGCCGTTTATGTGAAAGCTTAACCCTAAACGTTCTGCATGAAACCTATAatgtaaagtcaacatgaaaacagcaTTCAGAAccaattttacttccataatataaaatatttgagggaaacaggaaattaaatgagaaaaaatatataataattttaataagatTTTTGTAGGGTTGAGATTGTATTTCGAGAAGCGGTCTCTATCAGTCTATCcaggattaaaaaataaatcaaccaCTCTGCATTATTTTCTACTATTTTTCCACATAAACCTTGAATCAGATCACTTTTCTCAATGTTCGACAGCAGtaaaacaaatgcttgaaaagtTTGCAGAAACATCTCCAACCGCACAGCTGCCAATCTACCATCTCCacatagggttgccaactgtcccacATTAGCTTGNNNNNNNNNNNNNNNNNNNNNNNNNNNNNNNNNNNNNNNNNNNNNNNNNNNNNNNNNNNNNNNNNNNNNNNNNNNNNNNNNNNNNNNNNNNNNNNNNNNNNNNNNNNNNNNNNNNNNNNNNNNNNNNNNNNNNNNNNNNNNNNNNNNNNNNNNNNNNNNNNNNNNNNNNNNNNNNNNNNNNNNNNNNNNNNNNNNNNNNNNNNNNNNNNNNNNNNNNNNNNNNNNNNNNNNNNNNNNNNNNNNNNNNNNNNNNNNNNNNNNNNNNNNNNNNNNNNNNNNNNNNNNNNNNNNNNNNNNNNNNNNNNNNNNNNNNNNNNNNNNNNNNNNNNNNNNNNNNNNNNNNNNNNNNNNNNNNNNNNNNNNNNNNNNNNNNNNNNNNNNNNNNNNNNNNNNNNNNNNNNNNNNNNNNNNNNNNNNNNNNNNNNNNNNNNNNNNNNNNNNNNNNNNNNNNNNNNNNNNNNNNNNNNNNNNNNNNNNNNNNNNNNNNNNNNNNNNNNNNNGGACGTCCCATTCAGGGGGCTAGATGGTTGAGGGAGATCCTATTGCGTTTAATCTTTACGTGCTCTAAGATGTCAGAGATAATTTTACATGCTACCATACTGTACAGTTACACcagaaaaagacacaaaaattGTTCATGTCATATATTCGCTTAAAGTATAATGAGATTAGAATTTACATGCTCAATAATTGCAATTATCTTGAATAAATCACAGTTAGATTTGATGATCACTATCAGGTGATGTAATTAACGCAACCGGTCTAATTAATATAgtgtaaggcagggtgccaatgtgtttgcattcaaaggcaaagagcaaatgaaaatcaacaaactttctcgcaattagcgactcttcctgaggcatcacaccccactgagcgaagactgcaaatGCACACCTCATTG
Proteins encoded in this region:
- the LOC127645662 gene encoding elongation factor 1-delta-like isoform X3 translates to MSGLQALAQEMIWFDKSRYDEAERCFYEGTNGIPQTPQVKTAQQGNKGHSRSQKPPDRKSSQNASKSEDQSELVSRLKCVELDNENLHNVVDDLRSMLLKLESRMAVLENSQAPAPKTAPVNKKSKVEEHNGVDDDDDIDLFGSDEEDEEAERIKAERVKEYSARKAKKPVLIAKSSILLDVKPWDDETDMGKLERCVRSVQLDGLLWGASKLVPVGYGIKKLQINCVVEDDKVGTDILEEEITQFEDYVQSVDIAAFNKI
- the LOC127645662 gene encoding elongation factor 1-delta-like isoform X4, translated to MSGLQALAQEMIWFDKSRYDEAERCFYEGTNGIPQTPQSQNASKSEDQSELVSRLKCVELDNENLHNVVDDLRSMLLKLESRMAVLENSQAPAPKTAPVNKKSKVEEHNGVDDDDDIDLFGSDEEDEEAERIKAERVKEYSARKAKKPVLIAKSSILLDVKPWDDETDMGKLERCVRSVQLDGLLWGASKLVPVGYGIKKLQINCVVEDDKVGTDILEEEITQFEDYVQSVDIAAFNKI
- the LOC127645662 gene encoding elongation factor 1-delta-like isoform X2, giving the protein MSGLQALAQEMIWFDKSRYDEAERCFYEGTNGIPQTPQERDASTILQDIAKARQSIQQSLARSQNASKSEDQSELVSRLKCVELDNENLHNVVDDLRSMLLKLESRMAVLENSQAPAPKTAPVNKKSKVEEHNGVDDDDDIDLFGSDEEDEEAERIKAERVKEYSARKAKKPVLIAKSSILLDVKPWDDETDMGKLERCVRSVQLDGLLWGASKLVPVGYGIKKLQINCVVEDDKVGTDILEEEITQFEDYVQSVDIAAFNKI
- the LOC127645662 gene encoding elongation factor 1-delta-like isoform X1, which gives rise to MSGLQALAQEMIWFDKSRYDEAERCFYEGTNGIPQTPQERDASTILQDIAKARQSIQQSLARVKTAQQGNKGHSRSQKPPDRKSSQNASKSEDQSELVSRLKCVELDNENLHNVVDDLRSMLLKLESRMAVLENSQAPAPKTAPVNKKSKVEEHNGVDDDDDIDLFGSDEEDEEAERIKAERVKEYSARKAKKPVLIAKSSILLDVKPWDDETDMGKLERCVRSVQLDGLLWGASKLVPVGYGIKKLQINCVVEDDKVGTDILEEEITQFEDYVQSVDIAAFNKI